CGAAGCAGTTCCCGCACGAGAGGCACCGCTGCGATTCGTAGGAGGCTTCGGACTCCGTGAGGCCACGTACCACCTCGCCGAAGCCGCTGCGCCGCTCGCCCATCTCCAGTTGGCCCTGCATCCGCTTGGCCGCCTCGGTGTAGAACCAAAGGTGCAGCTTGTCGAACGTGGCGATGTCCGAAGTGCAGTGCTTCGCGTACATCTGGCCCTCGAGGTACGCGTCGATGTGCCGCGCGGCCTTCTTCCCGTGCCCCACGGCGATGGTGACCGTGCGCTCCGAGGGCACCATGTCGCCCCCGGCGAAGATTCCCCGGTGGCCGGTCATCATGGACCCGTCCACCACCACGGTGCCGTCGTCCTTGAACTCGATCTCGGGAACGCTGCGAAGGAAGCCCGTGTCGGTGTCCTGGCCAAGGGCGAGGATCAGATCGTCCGCTTCGAGCGTTTCGAACTCACCGGTGCCTCGCGGCCGCCCGTCCGCGTCGAGCTCCATCACTTCGACCGTCATCGAACCCGCGTCGATCGACTTGATCGTGCGCAGCCAGTGGATCTGGACGCCCTCTTCCATCGCCTCGTCGGCCTCGAAGGCGTGCGCCGGCATGTGGTCGCGGTCGCGCCGATAGATGATCATCGGTTCGTGGCCGAGGCGGACGGCGACCCTCGCGGCGTCCATCGCCGTGTTCCCGCCGCCGTAGATCGCCACCCGGCGCCCAAGTTTGGGGGCCTCCCCAAGCTCCACGTCCTTGAGGAAGTGGACGGCATCGAGCATCTTGCCCGCGTCGCGTGCGGGGATTTCGGTCTTCTTGCCAAGGTGAGCGCCGACCGCCACAAACGCCGCGTCGAAGCGGCCCTCTTTCATCTCGCGCCGAAGGTCCTCGACCTTGTGGTTGACGACGATCGAGACGCCCATGCGCTCGATGCGGGAGATCTCTCCGGCCAGGATGTCGCGGGGCAGGCGGTACGCGGGGATTCCGAAGTGCATCATGCCGCCCGCGAGCGGGCCGGCTTCGCGGATTTCCACTTGGTGCCCGAACCGGGCCAGGTGGTAGGCGCAGGAGAGACCGCTCGGACCGCCGCCGACGACCAGCACGCGCTTGCCGGACGGTTTGGCATCGACCTTCGGCGTCCACTTCTCCTCCAAAGCGAGGTCGCCGAGGTAGCGCTCCACGGCGTGGATGCTCACGGCGTTGTCGAGTTCGCCGCGGTTGCAGGCGCTCTCGCACGGGTGGTAGCAGACGCGTCCGTGCACGGCCGGGAGGGGGTTGTCGGCGACGAGCACGTCCCACGCCTCTCGGAACCTTCCCGCCGTCGCGTGCGCGAGCCACGCCTGGATGTTCTCGCCCGCGGGACAGGCGTGGTTGCACGGAGGCATCAGGTCCTGGTAGATCGGGCGACGCGTGCGGGTTGCACCCGTCCCCCCTTCGCGTCGAAGGTCGGGTGTTTGCGTCAGATCGGCACGACGTTCGTCCATGGGCTCTCCTCAGGGGGAGGCCCGTCCCCCGCTTCCATCTTGTGCGATGTTGGACTTGGGAGCGTGACCTTGCTACTCTGTCCGTGTTTCGTTGGACAGAGAACGGACGGCAGGCCGTGCAGGGCTTCATAATGGGTTGAACCCCCGCCCATGCGCCTGCCCGCACTCCGCCACCACTACTTTCGCAGCTATCTGACGGGCGCGTTTGTATCCAATTTGGGGACCCGCATCCAGGGAGCCGCACTGGCGTGGCATATTTTCCAACTGACCGGAAGCCCGCTGATGGTGGGGCTGTTGGGCCTCGTCCGCGTCGGACCCCTGGTCTTGTTCACGCTCTTTGGCGGGGTGCTGGCCGACCAAGCCGATCGGCGCAAAGTGCTCCTCGCAACGCAAACCGGGATGGCGATCACCGCGCTCGCCCTGTTCTTGCTGAGCCTGCGGGCGGAGGAGTCCGTGTGGCCGATGTACGTGGTCGTGGCGATCTACTCGGTCGCGAGGGCGTTCGACGGTCCTGCGCGCCAATCGCTCGTGGTGAACCTCGTTCCCCGGACGGATTTTCCGAACGCGGCGAGCCTCAACGGCATCACGTGGCGTTTGACCGACGTGCTCGGTCCGATGTTGGCGGGTGTTCTGATCGCCTCGGGCGGCTTGGCGGGGCTGGGCGGCATCAGCTTGTGCTACGCGCTCAACGCGATCTCGTTTGGCGCTGTGCTGCTCGTGATCTACCGCTTCCCGTCGATGCGGGCGCAGAACGCCGCGGACCGCGCGCGGTCGATTTGGGAGGTCCTGGATCGCATCAAGGACGGCCTGACCTTCGTGAACCGGACTCCCGCCGTCCGCAGCGCGATGTGGATCGACTTTTGGGCGACGTTCCTGTCGGGCGCCGAGGCGTTGATCCCCTCCTTTGCCGCCGACGTTTTGGGATTGGGCGCGGTGGCGTTTGGCGTGCTGTCGGCCGCCACCGGGGTGGGAGCGATGCTTGCCGCGGCCGGTCTGGCGCTGATGCCGACGGTGCGGAGACAGGGGCGATTGGTCGTGATCATGATCGGGGTGTTTGGTCTCGCGACGATCGCGTTTGGGTTGTCCCCCAACCTTTGGGTTGCCGCCCTGAGCTTGGCGGTCGGCGGGGCCGCCGACATGATCAGCACCGTGATGCGGCAGACGATCCGGCAGCTTGCGACGCCCGACGAGTTGCGCGGCCGCATGACCGCGACCAGCAGCCTGTTCCACATCTCGGGTCCTCAACTGGGGGACTTCGAGGCCGGTGCCGTGGCGACATTGGCCGGAGTGCGGTTCTCGATCGTGCTCGGCGGCGCGCTCTGCGTCGGGGTCGCGGGACTGTGGTCGCGCGCGACGGCCCTGGTCGAGTACACGCACGAGTCGGAACACGAGGTCGGCGAACGCCCCTCCGAGACGTCGGCGCCCACGCCCGCCGCGGTGGAGTAAGAAATCCGTTTAGATGGGATCCCCGCTCGACGCACGCGCGTTGGAAAACGGCAAGTGGGACCGCGGGTGGCAGCTGAGGCGCCGATCCGACGGTTTCCCTTAGGAGGAACGCTGATGATGAGACGAACGGTTCTAGCGCGATTTGAAGAGTCCAACGGTGCGGAGAAGGCCATCGGGGCTTTGCTCGACCACGGCGTGGAATCCGACGACGTGAGCGTGGTGTTCGACCACGAGTACCTTGACCGTTCCAACCAGACGGCCCTTGGCCATTCGGTTCGGCTCCGCGAAAATGTCGAAACAGGCATCACGACGACCACGGCCGATGACGCCGCTGCCGGCGCGGAAGTGGGGGCGGGGTTCGGCCTGGGTCTGGGTGTGCTGGCTGCGGCGGCGACCGTGTTCATCCCCGGCGTCGGATTGGTGCTCGGCGGCGGGGCGCTCGGCACGGCGCTGGCCGGTGTCGCCGGTGCAACCGCGGCGGGAGCCATTGCGGGCGGGCTGACCGGCTATCTCAAGGACCAGGGTGTCGGCGAGGACATGATCGTGCGCTACCACGAGACGTTGGCCGCGAGCGGCGCCTTGATTGCCGTCACGGCGCCTTCCGGGACCGTGTCGGAGTCCAAGGTCGAGGGGATTCTCGCGAAGTATGGGGGCCTCGACGTCGCATCCTACGCCTCGATGGATGCCGCGACCGCCTCCGGCCGTGGTGCGACACGGTAGAGACGAGGCCGCCCACTCCCTCATCGGCATCCTTTGGCGATTCGGGTGAGGCGTCGTATGCTTGGGTTTGGGAACCGCCCGGCGAGGACCTGCCAAGACCCTCGCCGGATCTTCCTTCAACGGTTGCGTGACGGAATGGTGGATCGGGTGAGAGTGTCGTGAGCATCCAGGTCGGAGGGAGGCGATTGCCTCCCTGGATTGGCTATGCGGTCGCCTCAGCGGCGGTCGCCGGTGCTTTGTGGCTCCGACTTGGCCTGGACCCCCTTCTCGGCCCGCGCGGACCCATCGCGTTGCTCCTCTTCGCGGTCGTCGTTTCGGCGTACATCGGAGGCATCGGCCCGGGCCTGTTCGCTTCGGTGGCGACCGCTGTGCTCGGGGCGGTCCTCTTTCTGCGCGGGGACACGGGAGCCCTCGGGTATCGAGAGCAGGTGGTGACCGCGTCCTACACGTTGGTCGCCCTCACGATCACCTGGCTGTGCGAACGGCTCAGGAATTCTGCGATCTTCAACCGTGAAATCGCGACGCACCTTGAGGACAGTCGCCTCCGGATGGCGAGCCTTCTGGACAGCGTCACCGACGGGCTCGTGGTCGTTGCACCGGATCTGCGGCTGATCCAGGTCAACGACGAGGCGATCCGGGCGATGGGCGCTTCGAAGACGGTGCTTGGGCGCACTTTGTGGGAGGTCGCACCCCACTGGGTCTCCACGGAGATCGAAGCGAAGGTGCGGGAGGCGTTGGCGACCTCGGCCCCCCAGCGCCTCGAGCAGTTCGATGAGAAGCGCGGCGCCTGGCTGGACGTCGCCGTCTACCCCTCGTCCCACGGCCTGGTGATCTATTTGCGCGACATCACGGCACGGAAGCGGGACGAGGCCGACGTCGCGCGCATCAGCATGGAGCGCGCGCGGGCCTACGCCAAACTCGACGCCCTGCTGGCCAACGCGCCGATCGGGCTCGCCTACTTCGACCGGGAGCACCGCTACCTGCGGATCAACAACTACCTCGCGGAGATCAACGGCGTGCCGGCGCTGGACTCGATCGGCCGACCGATCGGCGAGGTGCTGCCATCGCTCGCGCCTGCGATCGAACCCATGCTGGACCAGGTGTTCCGCACCAAGCTGGCCATCCAGAATGTGGAGATCGCGGGCGAAACCCCCCGCGAGCCCCACGTGCCCCGATCGTGGCTGGTGAGCTTCTACCCGGTGATCGACGATCTGGGGCGCGTGCAGGCGGTGGGAGAAATCGTCACCGAGATCACCGAACGCAAGCGGAACGAGGAGTTGCTGCGCACCTCGGAGGAGAGGAATCGTCTGCTGGTCGAAGTGGCCGCCAACGTGGTGTGGAGCACGGATGCGGACGGGCGGATCGTCGCGCCCCAAGCGCAGTGGCAGTTCGCCACGGGCCAGGGCTGGCTGGCACAGCAAGGCAAGGGTTGGCTCGAACGTTTTGCAGGGGAGGACCGGCCCGCCTTGCGGAAGACGTTGCGCCGAGGAATTCGCGAGCGTACCGCCCAAAGGTTGGACGCGTGTCTCTGGTCCGCCTCGCACGAGGAGTTTCGCTACGTCAGCCTGTACGTTGTGCCGCTCAAGCGTGCCGATGGGAGCGTCGAGGAGTGGATCTGGATGGCGAGCGACGTCCATGAAAAACGCCTCTGGGAGCAGGAGCGAGAAGGGCTTCTTGCGGCCGAGCGCTCCGCGAGAAGCGAAGCGGAACGCGCGAACGCGCTCAAGGACGACTTCATCGCCACCATGTCGCACGAACTTCGCACGCCCCTCACGACCA
This portion of the Fimbriimonadaceae bacterium genome encodes:
- a CDS encoding NAD(P)-binding protein encodes the protein MDERRADLTQTPDLRREGGTGATRTRRPIYQDLMPPCNHACPAGENIQAWLAHATAGRFREAWDVLVADNPLPAVHGRVCYHPCESACNRGELDNAVSIHAVERYLGDLALEEKWTPKVDAKPSGKRVLVVGGGPSGLSCAYHLARFGHQVEIREAGPLAGGMMHFGIPAYRLPRDILAGEISRIERMGVSIVVNHKVEDLRREMKEGRFDAAFVAVGAHLGKKTEIPARDAGKMLDAVHFLKDVELGEAPKLGRRVAIYGGGNTAMDAARVAVRLGHEPMIIYRRDRDHMPAHAFEADEAMEEGVQIHWLRTIKSIDAGSMTVEVMELDADGRPRGTGEFETLEADDLILALGQDTDTGFLRSVPEIEFKDDGTVVVDGSMMTGHRGIFAGGDMVPSERTVTIAVGHGKKAARHIDAYLEGQMYAKHCTSDIATFDKLHLWFYTEAAKRMQGQLEMGERRSGFGEVVRGLTESEASYESQRCLSCGNCFECDGCYGACPEDAVIKLGPGNRYRYDYDRCTGCAVCFEQCPSHAITMVPEPEGGHV
- a CDS encoding MFS transporter: MRLPALRHHYFRSYLTGAFVSNLGTRIQGAALAWHIFQLTGSPLMVGLLGLVRVGPLVLFTLFGGVLADQADRRKVLLATQTGMAITALALFLLSLRAEESVWPMYVVVAIYSVARAFDGPARQSLVVNLVPRTDFPNAASLNGITWRLTDVLGPMLAGVLIASGGLAGLGGISLCYALNAISFGAVLLVIYRFPSMRAQNAADRARSIWEVLDRIKDGLTFVNRTPAVRSAMWIDFWATFLSGAEALIPSFAADVLGLGAVAFGVLSAATGVGAMLAAAGLALMPTVRRQGRLVVIMIGVFGLATIAFGLSPNLWVAALSLAVGGAADMISTVMRQTIRQLATPDELRGRMTATSSLFHISGPQLGDFEAGAVATLAGVRFSIVLGGALCVGVAGLWSRATALVEYTHESEHEVGERPSETSAPTPAAVE
- a CDS encoding PAS domain-containing protein translates to MPPWIGYAVASAAVAGALWLRLGLDPLLGPRGPIALLLFAVVVSAYIGGIGPGLFASVATAVLGAVLFLRGDTGALGYREQVVTASYTLVALTITWLCERLRNSAIFNREIATHLEDSRLRMASLLDSVTDGLVVVAPDLRLIQVNDEAIRAMGASKTVLGRTLWEVAPHWVSTEIEAKVREALATSAPQRLEQFDEKRGAWLDVAVYPSSHGLVIYLRDITARKRDEADVARISMERARAYAKLDALLANAPIGLAYFDREHRYLRINNYLAEINGVPALDSIGRPIGEVLPSLAPAIEPMLDQVFRTKLAIQNVEIAGETPREPHVPRSWLVSFYPVIDDLGRVQAVGEIVTEITERKRNEELLRTSEERNRLLVEVAANVVWSTDADGRIVAPQAQWQFATGQGWLAQQGKGWLERFAGEDRPALRKTLRRGIRERTAQRLDACLWSASHEEFRYVSLYVVPLKRADGSVEEWIWMASDVHEKRLWEQEREGLLAAERSARSEAERANALKDDFIATMSHELRTPLTTILGWAELLQLKADQPETLLQGLKTIERSTRIQSQLIEDLLDLSRIGSGKLQLEREVVDLGTVVQNAVDSLRQRLDEKGVKLSLHIPEGPCRVDGDDERLTQVVWNILNNAVKFTPAGGRIRVRLNRTGNQASLRVADNGEGIDEAFLPFLFDRFRQGDSSSSRKHGGLGLGLAIVKELVELHGGTVEASSAGRGKGATFVVELPLSVTDEAPPPKQGNGSHELRGLRLMVVDDDENTTEVLSRLLTVQGATVDVFHSADEALEAMASRQPDVLISDLSMPQKDGLEFIRELRESETGARTPAIALTAFARTEDRESALNLGFDDHLAKPIDRMRLTESIRRVLHAEPPT